One genomic window of Candidatus Kuenenia stuttgartiensis includes the following:
- a CDS encoding tetratricopeptide repeat protein, with protein MVCISFACGKREKHIERANTLAKENKLEEALSEYTKAIESDKSSEIAYYGRGDVYFKLGKLEDAAKDFRSAIDIKPGFIEAHKKLAETFDKIGAPPDEFQKRIIAIENEPDNPLTHVELGLFLHKLEQDIDAIENYKHALSLDPNNPYIMFNLGVGYLDMGLYEDAEKIFSDATKIDENYDNAHYNLAIALHRQGKIDEAIKELNTTLEINPKYSNVYVVFGLMSLREKKFEEALVHYNKAMEINPENIEARYQRAIVYALQQRYDEALEENREVLRRNPKHANAAYNIGTIYHRMDRMDKAMEWYDKITKKIDPLYEDAYYNRAQIYSMQGDHSKAYSDYMSYSMITKWRTGKDPAVVYNQDEIKELFTTAVPALQEEVRDQKLELKTN; from the coding sequence ATGGTTTGTATCTCATTTGCATGTGGCAAACGGGAGAAACATATTGAGCGAGCAAACACTTTGGCAAAGGAAAATAAATTAGAAGAAGCACTTAGTGAATATACGAAAGCTATTGAGTCGGATAAGTCTTCCGAAATAGCATACTATGGCAGAGGTGATGTTTACTTTAAGCTGGGGAAATTAGAAGATGCTGCTAAGGATTTTCGAAGTGCTATTGATATAAAACCGGGCTTTATTGAGGCGCACAAAAAACTAGCAGAAACTTTTGATAAAATAGGCGCACCGCCAGATGAATTCCAAAAAAGAATTATTGCAATTGAAAATGAACCTGATAATCCGTTAACGCATGTGGAACTGGGCCTTTTTTTACATAAATTAGAACAAGATATCGATGCCATAGAAAATTATAAACATGCGCTGTCACTTGATCCAAATAACCCGTATATAATGTTTAACCTCGGCGTTGGTTATTTGGATATGGGCTTATATGAAGATGCAGAAAAAATATTTAGCGATGCCACTAAAATCGACGAGAATTATGATAACGCCCATTATAATCTTGCGATTGCATTGCATAGGCAGGGTAAAATTGATGAGGCGATAAAAGAGCTAAATACCACTCTTGAAATCAATCCAAAATATTCCAACGTTTATGTTGTATTTGGTTTAATGAGTTTAAGAGAGAAAAAATTTGAAGAAGCCCTCGTCCATTATAATAAAGCGATGGAAATAAACCCGGAAAACATAGAAGCCCGGTATCAGAGGGCAATTGTCTATGCATTACAACAGCGGTACGACGAGGCCTTGGAAGAAAACAGGGAAGTATTGAGAAGAAATCCGAAACATGCTAATGCCGCATACAATATCGGTACGATTTATCATAGAATGGATCGGATGGACAAGGCAATGGAATGGTATGATAAGATTACAAAGAAAATCGACCCTCTTTATGAAGACGCCTATTACAACAGGGCGCAAATTTATAGTATGCAAGGGGATCACAGTAAGGCATATAGCGACTATATGTCTTATTCTATGATTACAAAATGGAGAACGGGGAAAGACCCTGCTGTCGTTTATAATCAGGATGAAATAAAAGAATTATTCACGACTGCCGTACCTGCTTTGCAAGAAGAAGTGCGTGATCAAAAATTAGAATTGAAAACGAATTAA
- a CDS encoding methylated-DNA--[protein]-cysteine S-methyltransferase: MDKKGRTNNYKEIHFSTFPTPLGYVYIAKTKKGICRIAFPLTSGDDLPLHDQCAIYTRLHENDAFLKHEIAVLKKYFEGKKVVFDFSLDLSIGTLFQRKVWDKLREIPYGECRSYKWVAEQIGNPKAARAVGMANNKNPLPPVIPCHRVIGVNGKLTGYATGIHVKQWLLEMEQGAKSFPMKRRGIV, encoded by the coding sequence TTGGACAAAAAGGGTCGAACAAATAATTATAAAGAGATTCATTTTAGCACATTCCCCACCCCCCTTGGATATGTGTACATAGCAAAAACAAAAAAAGGTATCTGCAGAATAGCATTTCCGCTCACCTCAGGGGATGATTTGCCCCTCCATGACCAATGTGCAATCTATACAAGACTTCACGAAAATGATGCTTTCCTGAAACACGAAATCGCTGTTTTAAAAAAATATTTTGAAGGGAAAAAGGTTGTATTTGATTTTTCGCTTGATTTAAGCATCGGAACTCTTTTCCAGAGGAAGGTATGGGACAAACTGCGGGAAATCCCTTACGGTGAATGCCGTTCCTATAAATGGGTGGCAGAACAGATTGGTAATCCTAAGGCAGCGCGGGCAGTAGGGATGGCAAACAATAAAAACCCTTTGCCGCCCGTCATTCCCTGCCACAGGGTTATAGGGGTAAATGGCAAATTAACGGGATATGCAACGGGGATTCACGTCAAGCAATGGTTGCTGGAAATGGAACAAGGCGCTAAATCTTTTCCGATGAAACGCCGGGGTATTGTTTAA
- a CDS encoding class I SAM-dependent methyltransferase: MPYEAINKRCYEKKRTVLEYALTALQIAEVMIFIKYKEYIADRQVLDIGCGAGRTTLPLAKLSKHYIGMDFSLDMIALCKEKFANTTFLHHDVRNMKIFEDDTFDFVLFSYNGLDSMGNNNRLKTLKEIHRILKKDGVFVFSSHNRNYRLENSFPRMSFAPCPYVQAKLFAKYFSSVINFLKNKRREQFNETYAIINDKAHSYALLTYYINKNNQLLQNKDIGLETVEMYDIFGNTLHPGDSDNHSAWIYYVTKKT; this comes from the coding sequence ATGCCTTACGAAGCTATAAACAAGAGATGTTATGAAAAGAAACGCACGGTGCTAGAGTATGCCCTTACAGCATTGCAAATAGCCGAAGTAATGATTTTTATAAAATACAAGGAATATATTGCCGACAGACAGGTACTTGATATCGGATGTGGCGCCGGAAGGACAACTTTACCGCTGGCGAAATTAAGCAAGCATTACATTGGGATGGATTTTTCTCTTGATATGATAGCACTCTGCAAGGAAAAATTCGCCAATACAACTTTTCTCCATCATGACGTCAGAAATATGAAAATTTTTGAGGATGACACGTTTGATTTTGTATTATTTTCATATAATGGATTAGATTCTATGGGCAATAATAACCGGCTAAAAACCTTAAAGGAAATTCATAGAATACTAAAAAAAGATGGGGTATTTGTGTTTTCTTCTCATAATAGAAATTACCGCCTTGAAAATTCCTTTCCCAGGATGTCTTTTGCACCCTGCCCATACGTTCAGGCAAAACTCTTTGCAAAATATTTTAGCTCAGTGATTAATTTTTTAAAAAATAAAAGGCGGGAACAGTTTAACGAAACATACGCAATTATTAATGATAAGGCACATAGTTATGCTTTATTAACTTACTATATAAATAAAAATAATCAACTATTACAAAACAAAGATATTGGACTAGAAACGGTGGAAATGTACGATATCTTTGGCAATACATTACATCCTGGCGATAGCGATAACCATAGCGCGTGGATTTATTATGTTACAAAAAAAACTTGA
- the speE gene encoding polyamine aminopropyltransferase, whose protein sequence is MEKLPLNWIDDYFSDYELHKLAFKNIVYEAESKHQKIIVVDTYSFGKCLILDNEFQSAESDEYVYHESLVQPSLIMHPEAQSVLIIGGGEGATLRETLRHKSVKKAVMVDINDEVISCAKKSLPSFHEGAFDDERTSLVIEDGRKYLENTDQQFDVIIIDVNDPVGGSPSAMLFTREFYQIAAGRLKKDGIVVVQSGAVSVTDNDLFSGIFHTLNDVFPHVFPYTTYIPSYACLWGFTIATHNLGDLDITGEEIDFRIGNRVNSALRYYDSITHHSLFNLPKYLREELKKSKHIIRDNAPLIKQYPGVSSEKI, encoded by the coding sequence ATGGAAAAATTACCCTTAAACTGGATAGATGATTATTTCAGCGACTATGAACTTCACAAACTGGCATTCAAAAACATTGTGTACGAGGCAGAATCAAAACATCAAAAAATAATTGTTGTTGATACTTATAGCTTTGGCAAATGCCTTATACTTGACAATGAATTCCAGTCGGCTGAGTCAGATGAGTATGTGTATCATGAATCCCTGGTGCAACCTTCCCTTATAATGCATCCGGAGGCGCAAAGCGTCCTTATTATTGGCGGAGGCGAGGGCGCAACCCTGAGAGAAACGCTTCGCCATAAATCGGTAAAAAAGGCGGTAATGGTTGACATCAATGACGAGGTAATCTCGTGTGCGAAAAAAAGCCTCCCCTCATTTCATGAAGGGGCTTTTGATGATGAACGAACCTCGCTTGTTATTGAAGACGGGAGGAAATATCTGGAGAATACAGATCAACAGTTTGATGTTATTATTATTGATGTAAATGACCCTGTTGGCGGCAGCCCTTCTGCCATGCTTTTTACGAGGGAATTTTATCAGATCGCCGCAGGCAGGCTAAAGAAGGACGGCATTGTTGTTGTTCAGTCCGGCGCGGTTTCTGTTACGGATAATGACCTGTTTTCCGGTATATTCCATACGCTAAACGATGTATTCCCGCACGTATTTCCATACACCACCTACATACCGTCGTATGCATGTCTGTGGGGTTTTACCATAGCAACGCACAATCTGGGGGATTTAGACATCACCGGAGAAGAAATCGATTTCAGAATCGGGAATCGGGTTAATTCAGCATTGCGCTATTATGACAGCATTACCCATCATTCGCTTTTCAACTTGCCAAAATATTTGCGTGAAGAGTTAAAGAAAAGCAAACACATCATACGTGACAATGCACCTCTCATTAAACAATACCCCGGCGTTTCATCGGAAAAGATTTAG
- a CDS encoding hydrazine dehydrogenase, with amino-acid sequence MRKFLKVTLASALIGCGVIGTVSSLMVKEAKAVEIITHWVPHEVYGMPGEPDNSGKVFFSGLKAKYMGYPKDAQRSPYPGKYSKFWKTLPAYRYYIPDYMYNRDEVRPSNPIKGTFKLEQCVACHSVMTPGIVRDYNKSAHSKAEPAPTGCDTCHGNNHQKLTMPSSKACGTAECHETQYNEQGQGGIGSHASCSSFAQVECAWSIERPPGDTAGCTFCHTSPEERCSTCHQRHQFDPAVARRSEQCKTCHWGKDHRDWEAYDIGLHGTVYQVNKWDTEQFDFSKKLSDADYVGPTCQYCHMRGGHHNVQRASIVYTSMGMSMADRGAPLWKEKRDRWVSICDDCHSPRFARENLQAMDESVKDASLKYRETFKVAEDLLIDGVLDPMPKDLCPDWSGQHIWSLKIGAYHDGEAYGGTTGESGEFRMSNCTDVERLCFESVGYFQTYIYKGMAHGSWNDATYSDGSFGMDRWLVNVKQNASRARRLAALEKKVGISWQPEQFWKTGEWLDQLTGPYIVKNHPGKTIFDLCPDPGWLDTHHAPAEEVEYIERKLKELGITAGSHSAHHHESGHDPAARSMKEH; translated from the coding sequence ATGCGTAAATTTTTGAAAGTTACATTGGCATCAGCGTTGATTGGTTGTGGCGTTATAGGTACTGTTTCAAGCCTTATGGTGAAAGAAGCTAAGGCTGTAGAAATTATCACTCACTGGGTACCACACGAAGTTTATGGTATGCCTGGGGAGCCTGATAATAGTGGTAAGGTATTTTTCTCTGGTTTGAAAGCAAAATATATGGGTTACCCAAAAGATGCACAGAGGTCGCCATACCCGGGAAAATACAGCAAGTTTTGGAAGACATTGCCTGCGTACCGTTATTACATCCCGGATTATATGTACAACAGGGATGAGGTAAGGCCTTCAAACCCGATTAAGGGCACATTTAAGCTGGAGCAGTGTGTTGCTTGTCACTCAGTTATGACTCCCGGCATTGTAAGGGATTATAATAAGAGTGCTCATTCAAAGGCAGAGCCGGCACCAACTGGTTGTGATACCTGCCACGGCAACAACCATCAGAAGTTAACTATGCCTTCATCAAAGGCTTGCGGGACAGCGGAATGTCACGAAACGCAGTACAATGAGCAAGGGCAGGGAGGAATTGGTTCCCACGCATCTTGTTCCAGTTTCGCTCAGGTTGAGTGTGCATGGTCAATTGAAAGGCCACCCGGAGATACAGCGGGTTGTACTTTCTGCCATACCAGCCCTGAAGAAAGGTGCAGCACTTGCCACCAGAGGCATCAGTTTGATCCGGCAGTTGCAAGACGCTCTGAGCAATGCAAGACCTGTCACTGGGGTAAAGATCACAGGGATTGGGAAGCTTATGATATAGGTCTTCATGGTACAGTATATCAGGTTAACAAGTGGGATACGGAACAGTTTGACTTCTCAAAGAAGCTTTCTGATGCTGATTACGTTGGTCCTACCTGCCAGTACTGTCACATGAGGGGCGGGCATCATAACGTGCAGAGAGCAAGTATCGTATATACCAGTATGGGTATGTCGATGGCTGATCGTGGTGCACCACTCTGGAAGGAAAAGAGAGACCGTTGGGTATCTATCTGTGACGACTGTCATTCACCAAGATTCGCCCGCGAGAATTTGCAGGCGATGGACGAGTCTGTTAAAGACGCTAGTTTGAAGTATCGTGAAACATTCAAGGTAGCGGAAGATCTTCTTATTGACGGTGTACTAGACCCCATGCCAAAGGATCTTTGTCCTGATTGGTCAGGTCAGCACATCTGGAGTTTGAAGATTGGGGCTTACCACGATGGAGAAGCTTACGGTGGAACTACCGGCGAATCCGGAGAGTTTAGAATGTCAAACTGTACTGATGTGGAGAGGCTTTGTTTTGAAAGTGTTGGTTACTTCCAGACATACATTTACAAGGGCATGGCGCACGGCTCCTGGAATGATGCTACCTACTCAGACGGTTCATTCGGTATGGATCGTTGGTTGGTCAACGTAAAGCAGAATGCTTCACGTGCAAGAAGGCTTGCTGCTTTGGAAAAGAAGGTTGGTATTTCATGGCAGCCTGAGCAGTTCTGGAAAACAGGCGAATGGCTGGATCAGTTGACCGGGCCATATATCGTAAAGAATCACCCTGGCAAGACGATCTTCGATCTTTGTCCAGATCCAGGCTGGTTAGACACACATCATGCACCTGCTGAAGAGGTTGAGTACATTGAGAGAAAACTCAAGGAACTCGGCATTACCGCTGGTTCACACAGTGCGCATCATCATGAATCTGGCCATGATCCAGCTGCAAGATCCATGAAAGAGCATTAA
- a CDS encoding adenosine deaminase gives MNEFICGMPKAELHVHIEGTLEPQLMVAIAERNKIKLPYKSVEDVRRAYTFEDLSSFLEIYYSGIQVLLTEQDFYEITWNYLKKASSQHIRHTEMFFDPQAHITRGISFESVFIGILGAMMDGEKKLGISARLIMCFQRCMSVASAMEALLLSLPYREWIIGVGLDSYEVGYPPKKFASVFARARQEGFLTVAHAGEEGPSEYIWQALHYLKALRIDHGTACIQDMQLVALLKAESIPLTVCPLSNIKLHIFDSLKMHPLKKMLDMGLHVTINSDDPAYFGGYINENLLAVQEALRLDHNDIYRLARNSFQATFQTAKEKMTLLKELDCFMLKHQPHLTEESFNYAFER, from the coding sequence TGCGGTATGCCAAAGGCGGAGCTTCATGTTCATATAGAGGGCACATTAGAACCCCAACTTATGGTTGCCATTGCAGAGAGGAACAAAATAAAACTCCCGTATAAATCGGTAGAAGATGTGCGAAGGGCATATACATTTGAAGACCTCTCGTCTTTTTTGGAGATATATTACAGCGGTATCCAGGTGCTATTAACCGAACAGGATTTCTATGAAATAACATGGAACTATCTGAAAAAAGCATCCTCACAACATATACGGCATACAGAAATGTTTTTTGACCCGCAAGCGCACATAACAAGAGGTATATCGTTTGAGTCCGTATTTATAGGTATTTTAGGAGCCATGATGGATGGAGAAAAGAAACTTGGTATTTCTGCGAGGTTAATAATGTGTTTTCAACGCTGTATGAGTGTAGCGTCTGCAATGGAAGCACTGTTGTTATCTTTGCCCTATAGAGAATGGATTATTGGCGTTGGCCTGGATTCATACGAGGTTGGGTATCCTCCCAAAAAATTTGCTTCTGTTTTTGCAAGAGCCAGGCAGGAAGGATTTCTCACGGTTGCGCATGCAGGAGAAGAAGGCCCTTCTGAATACATCTGGCAGGCTTTACATTATTTGAAAGCATTGCGTATTGACCATGGAACTGCCTGCATACAAGATATGCAATTAGTGGCTCTGTTAAAGGCAGAGAGCATCCCTTTGACGGTGTGCCCCTTATCTAATATAAAATTACATATATTTGATTCTTTGAAGATGCATCCTTTAAAAAAGATGCTTGATATGGGGCTGCATGTCACCATCAATTCTGACGACCCCGCTTATTTTGGCGGATACATAAATGAAAACCTCCTTGCTGTCCAGGAAGCTTTGCGTTTAGATCATAACGATATTTACCGGCTCGCCAGGAATTCCTTTCAGGCAACATTCCAGACTGCAAAAGAGAAGATGACATTATTAAAAGAACTCGACTGTTTTATGCTGAAACACCAACCACACTTAACTGAAGAATCGTTCAATTATGCATTTGAACGATAA
- the speD gene encoding adenosylmethionine decarboxylase, with amino-acid sequence MALLGKHIILEMKGCCRDIINNVSSVKNILEKATEISNATLVDVICHHFSPYGITGVAILAESHISIHTWPEHEYAAVDIFLCGSTMNPHNAASYISQAFHAKETFTMELRRGDFLLHEAENSLPSIYP; translated from the coding sequence TTGGCTCTATTGGGGAAACATATTATTCTGGAAATGAAGGGTTGCTGCAGAGACATTATTAACAATGTCTCCTCAGTGAAAAACATCCTTGAAAAGGCAACCGAGATTTCGAATGCAACATTGGTCGACGTGATATGCCATCATTTTAGCCCTTATGGTATTACCGGAGTTGCTATTCTGGCTGAATCACACATATCAATTCACACATGGCCGGAGCACGAATATGCAGCGGTGGATATTTTTTTGTGCGGGAGCACTATGAATCCTCATAACGCGGCCTCGTACATTTCACAAGCATTTCATGCAAAAGAAACCTTTACTATGGAATTAAGAAGAGGCGATTTTCTTCTCCATGAAGCCGAAAACAGTTTGCCGTCAATATACCCTTGA